In a genomic window of Saccharothrix sp. HUAS TT1:
- a CDS encoding SapB/AmfS family lanthipeptide → MDFILDLQDLETPEAQSNAMASGGSSGGGGSTTASNASLLLPCSHSTVSLVLC, encoded by the coding sequence ATGGACTTCATCCTCGACCTCCAGGACCTCGAGACCCCCGAGGCCCAGTCCAACGCCATGGCGAGCGGCGGCAGCAGCGGCGGCGGCGGCAGCACCACGGCCTCCAACGCCTCCCTGCTGCTCCCCTGCAGCCACTCGACCGTCAGCCTGGTCCTCTGCTGA
- a CDS encoding ABC transporter ATP-binding protein codes for MLLAVVRHDLRWVLLALNALPATLAGLLLPTALASAVDMALNGRLDSGTVLWLVGLAGVEVLGDAIGVILAAAITARGAVFLRRKLTSHLLELGHPARFEPGDAVSRLTGDSAIAGGITVLAVNLGISALTAVGAITALALLDWRLAAVFLVSVPLAALLVRSHLRLTAADVATYQEVSGELSARLVDAVGGLRTIAASGRADQEADRVLRPLSRLTAAGVGMWTTQARMIWRAGLLLPAVELAVLTAAGFGVMAGRLSVGDVLAALGYAALGMSVVGQTTLLTALQRARASARRLEEVLATPVPPQERPGYAKSGEVVLAAVNVPGALHDVDLTVPTGTFVAVVGRSGSGKSALASVIGGLVRPTTGEVRRGGSVGYAFERPALVGTTVADAVRYGTTLDRADVEAACRAAQVHDVVVRLPQGYDTPMATAPMSGGEAQRLGLARAFVRDPAVLVLDDATASLDMVTESTVERAVESALPGRTRVVVTHRAATARRADVVVWLDDGRVRKVGPHAELWDDDEYRAVFG; via the coding sequence ATGTTGCTGGCCGTGGTGCGGCACGACCTCAGGTGGGTGCTGCTGGCGTTGAACGCCCTGCCCGCCACCCTGGCCGGGCTGCTGCTGCCCACCGCGCTCGCCTCGGCGGTCGACATGGCGCTGAACGGCCGGCTGGACAGCGGCACCGTGCTGTGGCTGGTCGGCCTGGCGGGCGTGGAAGTCCTCGGTGACGCGATCGGCGTCATCCTCGCCGCGGCGATCACCGCCCGCGGCGCCGTGTTCCTGCGGCGCAAGCTGACCTCGCACCTGCTGGAGCTGGGCCACCCGGCCAGGTTCGAGCCCGGTGACGCGGTGAGCAGGCTGACCGGCGACAGCGCGATCGCCGGCGGCATCACCGTCCTCGCGGTGAACCTCGGGATCTCCGCGCTCACCGCCGTCGGCGCGATCACCGCGCTGGCCCTGCTGGACTGGCGGCTCGCCGCGGTGTTCCTGGTGAGCGTCCCCCTGGCCGCGCTGCTGGTGCGCTCGCACCTGCGCCTCACCGCCGCCGACGTGGCGACCTACCAGGAGGTGTCCGGCGAGTTGTCCGCGCGACTGGTGGACGCGGTCGGCGGGCTGCGCACGATCGCCGCGTCCGGCCGAGCGGACCAGGAGGCGGACCGGGTCCTGCGCCCGCTGTCCCGCCTCACCGCCGCCGGCGTCGGCATGTGGACCACGCAGGCCAGGATGATCTGGCGGGCCGGCCTGCTGCTGCCCGCCGTGGAACTGGCCGTGCTCACCGCCGCCGGTTTCGGCGTGATGGCGGGCCGGTTGAGCGTCGGCGACGTCCTCGCCGCCCTCGGTTACGCGGCGCTGGGCATGTCGGTGGTCGGGCAGACGACCCTGCTGACCGCCCTCCAACGCGCCCGCGCGTCCGCCCGACGCCTCGAGGAAGTGCTCGCGACCCCCGTGCCGCCGCAGGAGCGGCCGGGCTACGCGAAGTCCGGCGAAGTCGTGCTGGCCGCCGTGAACGTCCCCGGCGCCCTCCACGACGTCGACCTCACCGTGCCGACCGGGACCTTCGTGGCCGTCGTCGGCCGGTCCGGCTCGGGCAAGTCCGCGCTGGCCTCCGTGATCGGCGGCCTGGTCCGACCGACCACCGGCGAGGTCCGCCGGGGCGGCTCCGTCGGGTACGCGTTCGAACGCCCGGCGCTGGTGGGCACCACCGTCGCCGACGCCGTCCGCTACGGCACCACCCTCGACCGCGCCGACGTGGAAGCCGCCTGCCGGGCCGCCCAGGTGCACGACGTCGTCGTGCGGTTGCCGCAGGGCTACGACACGCCCATGGCGACCGCCCCGATGTCCGGCGGCGAGGCCCAACGCCTCGGCCTGGCCCGCGCGTTCGTCCGCGACCCGGCCGTCCTGGTGCTGGACGACGCCACCGCGAGCCTCGACATGGTCACCGAGTCCACTGTGGAGCGTGCGGTGGAGTCCGCCCTGCCGGGCCGGACGAGGGTCGTGGTGACCCACCGCGCCGCCACCGCCCGACGTGCGGACGTCGTCGTCTGGTTGGACGACGGGCGGGTGCGGAAAGTGGGGCCGCACGCCGAGCTGTGGGACGACGACGAGTACCGGGCGGTGTTCGGCTGA